A portion of the Hymenobacter gelipurpurascens genome contains these proteins:
- a CDS encoding HPP family protein, producing MRQKLRKHARQARYILYQETLFDFKEHVWTFLGSFAGIALIGLLNRYFLGANDTMLLVGSFGASSVLIYGIINSPLAQPRNLIGGHLLSAFVGVTVYKLVPGELWLAAALAVSLSIIGMQITKTLHPPGGATALIATIGSPQLKALGYWYMVMPVLSGISILLLVALLFNNATSSRRYPTNKYWYKVWQRGYGRT from the coding sequence ATGCGACAAAAATTGCGGAAACATGCGCGGCAGGCGCGCTACATTCTATATCAGGAAACCCTGTTTGATTTCAAGGAGCACGTCTGGACTTTTCTGGGCTCCTTCGCTGGTATTGCCCTTATTGGGCTACTGAACCGCTACTTTCTGGGCGCTAATGATACGATGCTGCTGGTAGGCTCCTTTGGGGCGTCGTCGGTGCTGATATATGGTATCATCAATAGCCCGCTGGCTCAGCCACGCAACCTGATTGGGGGCCATTTGCTGAGTGCATTTGTTGGCGTGACGGTGTACAAGCTGGTGCCGGGGGAGCTATGGCTGGCAGCCGCGCTGGCGGTGTCCTTGTCCATCATCGGGATGCAAATAACCAAAACACTGCACCCGCCGGGTGGCGCTACGGCACTTATTGCCACCATCGGCTCGCCGCAGCTGAAGGCCCTGGGTTATTGGTATATGGTAATGCCAGTGCTGTCGGGCATTAGTATCCTGTTGCTGGTAGCCCTCCTCTTCAACAATGCTACTTCCAGTCGCCGCTACCCAACCAATAAATACTGGTATAAAGTCTGGCAACGCGGCTATGGCAGAACCTAG
- a CDS encoding alpha/beta hydrolase, translated as MKYFWLLAILGALLTSVAAQAQIDTTRGRYYQPRFRQVTVQRGVEFGQATTFLGQTQTLYMDVYQPTSDTVRRRPLIVLAHEGGFLTGTRDDAVMTALCTRLARLGYVTASIDYRLYFFPFDTVGIGRAAFRATQDMRAAIRFFRHDAATARKFRVHPQYIFVGGSSAGGFMSLLTAYMDKPAEVPAYLDLASLGGLEGNGGHLRYSSRPRGVVNMCGALADVRWLQPSDIPVCNIHGTRDGLVPYGRGRVGTPLPAQRVGGGGAISTRATAVGVPNVLRRLRGAGHVPYSVEPVYLDTVFTTARDFLRPLLGAGQPGPLLAAALKPQPRPVAFLKPRLVMPFRPDIPAGLPLQLAQFSPAAPDSTQLTGKPVTEPQSTADSPPEPGLPAQSATATPIPTTTSTPGQPK; from the coding sequence ATGAAATACTTCTGGCTGCTGGCAATACTGGGGGCGTTGCTGACATCGGTGGCCGCGCAGGCACAAATTGATACGACACGAGGCCGCTACTACCAGCCGCGCTTCCGGCAGGTGACAGTTCAGCGGGGCGTAGAGTTTGGGCAGGCCACTACGTTCCTAGGCCAGACCCAGACGCTTTACATGGATGTATACCAGCCTACCAGCGACACCGTGCGTCGCCGCCCGCTGATTGTGCTGGCCCACGAGGGTGGCTTCCTGACCGGCACCCGCGACGATGCCGTGATGACGGCCCTTTGCACCCGCCTGGCCCGCCTGGGCTACGTCACGGCCAGCATCGACTACCGTTTGTATTTCTTTCCTTTTGATACGGTGGGCATCGGCCGGGCTGCTTTCCGGGCCACGCAGGATATGCGGGCGGCCATCCGTTTCTTCCGCCATGATGCCGCTACGGCCCGTAAGTTTCGGGTGCATCCGCAGTACATTTTTGTGGGTGGCAGCTCAGCCGGGGGCTTTATGTCGCTGCTCACCGCTTACATGGATAAGCCCGCTGAGGTGCCCGCTTATCTGGACTTAGCCAGCCTGGGTGGCCTAGAAGGCAATGGGGGCCACCTGCGTTACAGCAGTCGCCCGAGAGGCGTGGTAAATATGTGCGGCGCCCTGGCCGACGTGCGCTGGCTCCAACCCAGCGACATTCCCGTTTGCAACATCCATGGCACCCGGGATGGACTAGTGCCTTACGGCCGCGGCCGGGTAGGAACACCTTTGCCCGCGCAACGCGTAGGTGGAGGTGGCGCCATTAGTACCCGCGCTACAGCAGTGGGCGTGCCCAACGTGCTGCGTCGCCTGCGTGGCGCAGGCCATGTGCCGTATTCGGTAGAGCCAGTTTATCTGGATACTGTATTCACCACTGCCCGCGACTTTCTGCGGCCCTTATTAGGTGCTGGCCAGCCGGGCCCTCTGCTGGCGGCTGCCCTGAAACCGCAGCCTAGGCCAGTAGCCTTTCTGAAGCCCCGGTTGGTTATGCCCTTCAGGCCCGATATACCAGCCGGCTTGCCACTGCAACTCGCGCAGTTTTCTCCTGCTGCACCAGATAGTACCCAGCTGACTGGTAAGCCAGTAACGGAACCGCAGAGCACAGCGGACAGTCCGCCAGAGCCGGGTTTGCCGGCTCAGTCCGCAACAGCTACACCCATACCAACTACTACCTCTACGCCTGGCCAGCCGAAGTAA